From a region of the Mycolicibacterium sp. MU0050 genome:
- the rsmI gene encoding 16S rRNA (cytidine(1402)-2'-O)-methyltransferase produces the protein MSGGRLLLAATPLGHPGDASARLVDALGSADIVAAEDTRRVRNLAQALGVRVRGKVLSLFEGNEATRVPALVDDIRSGATVLAVTDAGMPSISDPGYRLVAACVAADLPLTCLPGPSAVTTALTVSGLAADRFCFEGFAPRKQSARRGWLASLAAERRTAVFFESPRRLAECLRDAVAELGADRRAAVCRELTKIHEEVVRGTLGELAEWAADGVLGEITVVLAGATPVADLGTLVAEVAELTAEGMRVKDACQQVIAAHPGAPSRRELYDAVLRARDQ, from the coding sequence ATGAGTGGCGGTCGACTGTTGCTGGCTGCCACACCCTTGGGGCATCCGGGGGACGCCTCGGCGCGGCTCGTCGACGCCCTGGGATCCGCGGACATCGTCGCCGCCGAGGACACCCGCCGCGTGCGCAACCTGGCCCAGGCGCTGGGCGTCCGGGTCCGCGGCAAGGTCCTCAGCCTGTTCGAGGGCAACGAGGCGACGCGGGTTCCCGCCCTGGTCGACGACATTCGCAGCGGTGCGACGGTGCTCGCGGTCACCGATGCGGGCATGCCGTCGATCAGCGACCCGGGGTACCGGTTGGTGGCCGCCTGTGTCGCGGCGGACCTGCCGCTGACGTGTCTGCCCGGTCCCTCGGCGGTGACGACGGCGCTGACGGTCTCCGGGCTGGCGGCCGACCGGTTCTGCTTCGAAGGTTTTGCCCCGCGTAAGCAATCCGCCCGCCGCGGCTGGCTGGCGTCGCTGGCCGCCGAGCGGCGCACGGCCGTGTTCTTCGAGTCCCCGCGGCGCCTCGCCGAATGCCTGCGCGACGCCGTCGCCGAGCTCGGGGCAGACCGCCGCGCCGCGGTCTGCCGGGAGCTGACGAAGATCCACGAGGAGGTCGTTCGCGGCACCCTGGGCGAGCTGGCGGAGTGGGCCGCCGACGGTGTGCTGGGGGAGATCACGGTGGTGCTGGCCGGCGCGACGCCGGTGGCCGACCTGGGCACCCTGGTGGCCGAGGTGGCGGAGCTGACGGCCGAGGGGATGCGCGTCAAGGACGCCTGTCAGCAGGTGATCGCCGCGCACCCCGGCGCGCCGTCGCGCCGCGAACTCTACGATGCGGTGCTGCGCGCCCGCGATCAGTGA
- a CDS encoding aminodeoxychorismate synthase component I, whose product MRIDRLGALGTTAEVLRAVAAGAARRGLPPPAALTGEWFGARAVIAPSLDVRPVRPGDAFAVGPGGASEAVGGGWFGYLSYPDRAGTRIPAAAGGWTDCVLRCDAAGIWWYESLSGDAAPDWLQQALSTPVAPRGWHITWTAPDRDVHRAGVSACLAAITAGEVYQACVCTQYRGVCTGSPLEFFADAVTRTTPARGAFCAGTWGAVASLSPEVFLRRRGDDISSSPIKGTLPLHADPALLRDSVKDVAENIMIVDLVRNDLGRVATTGSVTVPELLSIRPAPGVWHLVSTVAARVPGTVLMAEVLAATFPPASVTGTPKVRALELLSQWEPQARGVYCGTVGLASPVAGTELNVAIRTVEFDAAGAVVMGVGGGITADSDPDAEWQECLDKAASTLALTGSAAVSAH is encoded by the coding sequence ATGCGCATCGACCGTCTGGGCGCCCTCGGCACCACCGCCGAGGTGCTGCGCGCGGTCGCGGCCGGCGCGGCCCGCCGAGGCCTGCCGCCGCCGGCGGCCCTGACCGGCGAGTGGTTCGGCGCGCGGGCGGTGATCGCCCCCAGCCTGGACGTCCGGCCGGTGCGGCCCGGGGACGCGTTCGCCGTCGGCCCGGGCGGCGCCTCGGAGGCCGTCGGCGGCGGGTGGTTCGGCTACCTGTCCTACCCCGACCGGGCCGGCACCCGCATCCCAGCGGCCGCAGGCGGGTGGACAGACTGCGTGCTTCGCTGCGACGCCGCCGGAATCTGGTGGTATGAAAGCCTTTCCGGCGATGCCGCGCCGGACTGGCTGCAGCAGGCGCTGAGTACGCCGGTGGCCCCGCGCGGCTGGCACATCACCTGGACCGCCCCGGACCGCGACGTGCACCGCGCCGGGGTGTCGGCCTGCCTGGCGGCCATCACCGCGGGCGAGGTCTATCAGGCCTGCGTGTGCACGCAATACCGGGGCGTCTGCACCGGATCACCGCTGGAGTTCTTCGCCGACGCGGTGACCCGTACGACGCCGGCCCGCGGCGCGTTCTGCGCCGGGACCTGGGGCGCGGTGGCCTCGCTGTCGCCGGAGGTGTTCCTGCGCCGTCGCGGCGACGACATCTCGTCGAGCCCCATCAAGGGCACGCTGCCGCTGCACGCGGACCCGGCCCTGCTGCGCGATTCGGTCAAGGACGTCGCCGAGAACATCATGATCGTGGACCTGGTCCGCAACGACCTCGGCCGGGTGGCCACCACCGGATCTGTCACCGTGCCCGAACTGCTGTCCATTCGGCCCGCCCCGGGGGTGTGGCACCTGGTCTCGACGGTGGCGGCGCGGGTCCCCGGAACCGTCCTCATGGCAGAGGTGCTGGCTGCCACGTTCCCGCCCGCTTCCGTCACCGGGACACCGAAAGTCCGTGCACTCGAGCTGCTTTCACAGTGGGAGCCGCAGGCCCGGGGGGTCTACTGCGGCACCGTCGGCCTGGCGTCACCGGTCGCCGGGACCGAACTCAACGTCGCGATCCGCACCGTCGAGTTCGATGCGGCCGGGGCGGTGGTGATGGGGGTCGGCGGCGGCATCACCGCGGATTCGGACCCCGACGCCGAGTGGCAGGAATGCCTGGACAAGGCGGCTTCGACGTTGGCGCTCACCGGATCGGCCGCGGTGTCGGCTCACTGA
- a CDS encoding RNA polymerase sigma-70 factor — protein MTGSGPGSREHAERFTALRPLLFTIAYEILGTATESDDVLQDSYLRWAQVDLDEVQDTKAYLAQLVTRQSLNTLRAAARRREEYVGPWLPEPLLLADSLGGKDAAADVVLAESVSMAMLVVLETLTPDERAVFVLREVFGFDHNEIAAAVGKSAAAVRQIAHRAREHVHARRKRFDRVDPEQSQELTNRFFLAAATGDLDQLLSMLAPDVVWTADSAGKVSAARRPVVGATKVAKLVIGLSRMSGLDARVEPAMYNGAPALVLYLDDHLEGVITAELADGKITHLYAMRNPDKLVNFDVPRQISR, from the coding sequence GTGACCGGCAGCGGGCCCGGCAGCCGGGAGCATGCCGAGCGGTTCACCGCGCTGCGGCCGCTGCTGTTCACCATCGCCTACGAAATCCTGGGCACCGCAACCGAATCCGACGACGTCCTGCAGGACAGCTATCTACGCTGGGCTCAGGTGGACCTCGACGAGGTGCAGGACACCAAGGCCTACCTGGCCCAGCTGGTCACCCGGCAGTCGCTCAACACGCTGCGCGCCGCGGCCCGACGCCGCGAGGAGTACGTGGGGCCGTGGCTGCCCGAACCGCTGCTGCTGGCCGATTCGCTGGGCGGCAAGGATGCGGCGGCAGACGTGGTGCTCGCCGAGTCGGTGTCGATGGCCATGCTGGTGGTCCTCGAGACGCTCACCCCCGATGAGCGCGCCGTCTTCGTCCTGCGGGAGGTATTCGGCTTCGACCACAACGAAATCGCCGCCGCGGTAGGCAAATCCGCGGCGGCGGTGCGCCAGATCGCACACCGCGCCCGCGAGCACGTCCACGCCCGCCGCAAGCGGTTCGACCGTGTCGACCCCGAGCAGTCGCAGGAACTGACCAATCGGTTCTTCCTGGCGGCGGCCACCGGCGACCTGGACCAACTGCTGTCGATGCTGGCGCCGGACGTGGTGTGGACCGCCGACAGCGCCGGCAAGGTCAGCGCGGCCCGCCGGCCCGTGGTCGGCGCCACCAAGGTGGCCAAGCTGGTGATCGGCCTGAGCCGGATGAGCGGCCTCGACGCCCGGGTGGAGCCCGCGATGTACAACGGCGCCCCGGCGCTGGTGCTCTACCTCGACGACCACCTCGAAGGGGTGATCACCGCGGAGCTGGCCGACGGCAAGATCACCCACCTGTACGCGATGCGCAACCCGGACAAGCTGGTCAACTTCGACGTCCCCCGCCAGATCAGCCGCTGA